The sequence GTGCAGTACGTACACGGCGAGCGCGCGCGAGGACGGCGACACGGTGCGGGTGAGCGTCCGGGAGGAGAAGGCGGAGCCGGGCAAGGTCTGCGTGATGATCGCCAAGGAGATGACCCGTACGGTCACGCTGGACCAGCCGCTGGACGGCCGGAAGGTGGTCGACGCGGCCTCGGGCTCCACGGTCCCGCGCACCTGACACCACCCGCGTACGGCAGCGACAACGGAGCGACAACGGCGGCGGCCCCGGGATCGGAATCCCGGGGCCGCCGCCGTACCTCCGCCTGCCGCTGCGCGCTTTAGCTGAAGGAGTCGCCGCAGGCGCAGGAGCCCGTGGCGTTCGGGTTGTCGATGGTGAAGCCCTGCTTCTCGATGGTGTCCACGAAGTCGACCGAGGCGCCGCCCAGGTACGGGGCGCTCATGCGGTCGGTGACGACCTTCACACCGTCGAAGTCCTTCACGACGTCGCCGTCGAGGGAACGCTCATCGAAGAAGAGCTGGTAACGCAGGCCCGAGCAGCCGCCGGGCTGGACGGCGACACGGAGAGCCAGGTCTTCGCGCCCCTCCTGCTCCAGCAGGGCCTTGACCTTGGCTGCGGCGGCGTCGGACAGGAGGATGCCGTCGCTCACGGTGGTGGTCTCGTCCGATACGGACATCTGCTTCTCTCCCGGGTTGTACGGAGACTGCTTGCCGACGTAGCAACCGTCGGGACCGCGGATTCATTCCGGGCCGCGCGCTTGCCTGTTCCCTTCATGCTCGCACACCGGTCCGGCCGGCGGATGCGTCACATTGACGCTATCGGCATCGTCAAAGTGACGTGAAGCGGCTATGATAGATAGCGTCAATTAGACGAAAAGGCTTTCTCGGCAGAGAAGTCCGCAGAAGAAAGGGTGCGTGACGTGACCACGGCCCACCCCGTCCAGGATCTCGATGTCCAGCCGACGCCCCTCGCCCTGCTCCTGCTGGGCCGCGACGCCGACCCCAGGAGCGAGCGCGGTGTCGAGTGCCCCGGCGACCTGCCCTCCCCGTCCGACCCGGACCTGGTGGAGCGCGCCCGCGCGGCCAAGGAGAAGCTGGGGGAGAAGGTCTTCGTCCTCGGGCACCACTACCAGCGCGACGAGGTCATCCAGTTCGCGGATGTGACCGGCGACTCCTTCAAGCTCGCCCGTGACGCGGCGGCCCGCCCGGAGGCCGAGTACATCGTCTTCTGCGGTGTGCACTTCATGGCCGAGTCCGCGGACATCCTGACCACCGACGACCAGCAGGTCGTGCTGCCGGACCTGGCGGCGGGCTGCTCGATGGCCGACATGGCCACCGCCGAG comes from Streptomyces sp. Mut1 and encodes:
- a CDS encoding iron-sulfur cluster assembly accessory protein gives rise to the protein MSVSDETTTVSDGILLSDAAAAKVKALLEQEGREDLALRVAVQPGGCSGLRYQLFFDERSLDGDVVKDFDGVKVVTDRMSAPYLGGASVDFVDTIEKQGFTIDNPNATGSCACGDSFS